Below is a window of Verrucomicrobiota bacterium DNA.
GGACTTGCCGCGGCTTGATATCACGAAACCCATCGACTGGGCCGCGATCTAATCCATGGACATTCTGATTACCGAGGAGCTGGCCACGTCGGCCATCGACCGGTTGCGGCGGCAGCATCGTGTCGTTTGCGACGGCACGCTCTGGAAAAATGTCGAGCAACTGAAAGCGCAGGCTGCGGACGCGCGCGCTTTGATGGTCCGAAACCAAACGCTGGTGACGGCGGATTTGCTTTCGGCTGCGCCAAAGCTCATTGCGGTGGGACGGCTCGGAGTCGGCCTGGACAACATCGACGTCGAAGCGGCTTCCAGGCTCGGCATTGTCGTCGTCGCGCCGCTGGACGCCAACGCGGTCAGCGTGGCGGAATTGACGCTGGGGTTGATCCTGGCGCTGGCCCGGAAGATTCCCTTGGCGGATCGCTCGACGAAAGCCGGCGGCTGGGATCGCAAAGGCTGCATGGGCATCGAGCTGGACGGCAAGACGCTGGCGATTTGCGGGTTTGGACGCATCGGGCGGCTGGTGGCGGCGCGCGCGCGCGCCTTCGGGCTTCGGTTGCTGGTCTTCGATCCGTTTGTTGAGGCAAACTCCGCCGCCTTCCGAGAACCGGGGGCGGTGTTGCGCCCTCGCCTGGAAGACATCCTGGCGGACGCCGATTTCGTGACCACTCATTCGCCGCTCACGAAAGAGACGCGCAACCTGTTTAACGCCCAGAGCTTCGCGGCCATGAAACACGGCGCGTTTTTCATCAATACGTCCCGCGGCGGCGTCGTGGACGAAGCGGCCTTGCTCGCGGCGCTTCAGAGCGGGCATCTGCGCGGCGCGGCCCTCGACGTCCGGGAAATCGAACCGCCGCAGACGAGAAGCGGCTTCGATACGATGGACAACGTCATTCTCTTGCCGCACATCGGCGCGGCGACGACGGAAGCGCAAACGCGGACCTTCGAGACGGTGGCGGCGGACCTCGACCGTTTGCTGCGCGGTGAAGCGGCGGTGAATTTCGTGAACTTCGCGCGGCCGAAGCGCTAAGAGCCTGTCTGAAAAATGGGTGGAACGGGCTACCAGCCCGTGTTTGGTGGCAACCTGCCGCCAAAAGGCCCGGCGGGCTGGTAGCCCGCCGCAACAGGCCGGTGGCCTGTTCCACCCAGAAGACAATTTTCAGACGGGCTCTAACCACTAAGGGTCTGTGCAAAAATAAATTCCGGTTTTGCTGGAGGCGATTTCGCTTTCTGGCGAGGCACGACGAAGGAGCATAGCCAGGGCTCTGCGACTGAGGAGAAACGAAGCCAGAAAGCGAAATCGCCCCAGCCCTCCGGGGCGGGGCGGCGCCTGGCCGGCTGCGGCGTTGCTCGTCGGTCACAGCCCCAAAACGGGGCTGCTCCCTCCTCGCACCTTGCATCCGGCCAGGCGGCGCTCCCGCCAAAACCGGAAGTTATTTTTGCACAGACCCTAAGCGCGCCCACCCTAACCTCTGCATGGTTGCGATGACCGGCGCCCCTCGATACAGTCCGCGAATGACATGGTTGGAAGTTTGCCGCGAGCGAAGCCTGCGAAACCTGCCGTTCAAGGTGGAGCTGGACCGCTGGGGACGAATTGTTATGAGCCCGCATCGCAAGGAACATGGAGCGTACCAAGGAGAGATTGCCTCGCTGCTCAAGAAACTCAGGCCCGCCGGTCGGGTGGTTTCCGAGTGCGCGATCGACACGACGGACGGAACAAAGGTCGCCGATGTCGCATGGGTATCC
It encodes the following:
- a CDS encoding hydroxyacid dehydrogenase — encoded protein: MDILITEELATSAIDRLRRQHRVVCDGTLWKNVEQLKAQAADARALMVRNQTLVTADLLSAAPKLIAVGRLGVGLDNIDVEAASRLGIVVVAPLDANAVSVAELTLGLILALARKIPLADRSTKAGGWDRKGCMGIELDGKTLAICGFGRIGRLVAARARAFGLRLLVFDPFVEANSAAFREPGAVLRPRLEDILADADFVTTHSPLTKETRNLFNAQSFAAMKHGAFFINTSRGGVVDEAALLAALQSGHLRGAALDVREIEPPQTRSGFDTMDNVILLPHIGAATTEAQTRTFETVAADLDRLLRGEAAVNFVNFARPKR